One region of Quercus lobata isolate SW786 chromosome 2, ValleyOak3.0 Primary Assembly, whole genome shotgun sequence genomic DNA includes:
- the LOC115975008 gene encoding cytochrome b-c1 complex subunit 7-2 has product MASLMKAIVDPKKNWLAALHMKSVSNRLRKYGLRYDDLYDPYYDLDIKEALNRLPREIVDARNQRLKRAMDLSMKHQYLPQHLQAVQTPFRSYLQEMLALVKREREEREALGALPLYQRTIP; this is encoded by the exons ATGGCGTCGTTAATGAAGGCAATTGTGGACCCAAAGAAGAACTGGCTGGCAGCTTTGCACATGAAATCTGTCTCCAACCGCCTCAGAAAATACG ggcTTCGATACGACGATCTGTACGACCCATACTACGATTTGGATATTAAGGAAGCTCTGAATCGGTTGCCCAGAGAGATAGTTGATGCTCGGAACCAGCGTCTTAAGCGAGCCATGGACCTCTCTATGAAGCACCAGTATCTTCCCCAACATCTTCAG GCAGTACAAACACCATTCAGGAGCTACCTTCAAGAAATGCTGGCCCTT GTGAAGAGGGAGAGGGAAGAGCGTGAGGCTTTGGGAGCTTTGCCTCTCTATCAGCGTACCATTCCCTGA
- the LOC115975007 gene encoding uncharacterized protein LOC115975007 — MRRIAFLSVLFCATCHIALGLSIPDGLLPNGDFEYGPKKSELNGTVVLGRYAVPKWEISGFVEYIKSGQKQGDMLLVVPAGAYAVRLGNEASIKQRIKVIKGMYYSLTFSAARTCAQEEKLNVSVAPDSGVLPMQTLYSSNGWDSYAWAFQADYDVADIVIHNPGVEEDPACGPLIDSVAIRALYPPRPTNTNLLKNYGFEEGPYVFPNTSWGVLIPPNIEDDHSPLPGWMVESLKAVKYIDSNHFSVPEGKRAVELVAGKESAIAQIVRTVPGKTYTLTFAVGDASNSCEGSMIVEAFAGRDTVKVPYESKGKGGFKRAVLKFVAVSTRTRIMFFSTFYTMRSDDFSSLCGPVLDDVKLVSVRHPRRMY, encoded by the exons ATGAGAAGGATCGCTTTTCTGTCGGTGCTCTTTTGCGCCACCTGCCACATCGCCCTAGGCCTATCCATCCCTGACG GATTACTACCCAATGGAGACTTCGAGTATGGACCAAAGAAGTCGGAATTGAATGGAACAGTAGTTTTAGGCCGCTACGCCGTACCAAAATGGGAAATTTCAGGCTTTGTGGAGTACATAAAATCAGGGCAGAAGCAAGGGGACATGTTGCTAGTGGTACCAGCAGGAGCCTATGCAGTTAGGCTTGGAAATGAGGCATCAATCAAGCAAAGAATCAAAGTGATTAAGGGAATGTACTATTCCCTTACATTTAGTGCAGCTCGCACTTGTGCTCAAGAGGAGAAGCTGAATGTGTCGGTGGCACCAGACTCTGGTGTATTGCCTATGCAAACATTGTATAGCAGTAATGGATGGGACTCATATGCCTGGGCTTTCCAAGCAGATTATGATGTTGCTGATATTGTAATTCATAATCCTGGTGTGGAGGAAGACCCAGCTTGTGGACCACTTATTGACTCTGTTGCAATTAGAGCTTTGTACCCTCCTAGACCCACCAACA CAAACCTATTGAAGAATTATGGTTTCGAAGAAGGACCATATGTGTTCCCCAACACATCTTGGGGTGTTCTTATCCCACCAAACATTGAGGATGATCACTCCCCACTACCTGGTTGGATGGTTGAATCCCTCAAAGCCGTCAAGTACATAGACTCGAACCATTTCTCAGTACCCGAAGGAAAACGAGCTGTGGAACTTGTAGCTGGAAAAGAAAGTGCCATTGCACAAATAGTCAGAACCGTTCCTGGAAAAACCTACACTCTCACTTTTGCTGTGGGAGATGCTAGCAACTCTTGTGAAGGGTCCATGATTGTTGAGGCATTTGCTGGTAGAGACACAGTCAAAGTGCCTTATGAATCAAAGGGAAAAGGTGGGTTTAAACGTGCTGTGCTGAAGTTTGTGGCTGTTTCTACTCGAACACGTATAATGTTCTTCAGCACATTTTACACCATGAGGAGTGATGACTTTTCTTCACTATGTGGACCTGTTCTTGATGATGTGAAGCTGGTGAGCGTTCGTCACCCACGGCGTATGTACTAA